A single region of the Candidatus Afararchaeum irisae genome encodes:
- the lrp gene encoding HTH-type transcriptional regulator Lrp, with product MTYENLDLKIINLLEDDGRASLRSLAEELDVSVTTVSNHLQSMEDEGVIKGFKPVLNYDELGYGVTATVMIKAEGNSILELTEDLKGIDSFLSVYEVTGEFDIIAVGKFESTESMNDTIKGLLENPNIAETNTNVVLESIKETQGIKQ from the coding sequence ATGACATATGAGAACCTCGATCTCAAAATAATAAACCTGCTTGAGGACGACGGACGGGCGAGCCTCAGGAGTCTCGCGGAGGAGCTCGACGTCTCTGTCACTACCGTGAGTAACCATCTTCAGAGCATGGAGGACGAAGGCGTCATAAAGGGATTCAAACCCGTCCTCAACTACGACGAGCTAGGCTACGGCGTCACAGCGACCGTGATGATAAAAGCCGAGGGTAACAGCATACTCGAACTCACTGAAGACCTCAAGGGGATAGACTCGTTCCTCAGCGTCTACGAGGTCACGGGGGAGTTCGACATAATAGCGGTGGGTAAGTTCGAAAGCACCGAAAGCATGAACGACACCATAAAGGGTCTGCTTGAGAACCCCAACATAGCAGAGACCAACACCAACGTAGTCTTGGAAAGTATAAAGGAAACTCAAGGAATAAAACAGTAA
- a CDS encoding TRAM domain-containing protein: protein MKLIPEDLLCLFNSRVEERDGSYVIEVPKTEIEFGEIEERGSYRFGVFESPSNPKPKTSSTGDTTGIEDNGSESYSPPVEKGEIREVTIESLGDDGDGVAKVDGNFVIFVPNTDVDDTVTIRIDDVKKTFAKGEVIKQGY, encoded by the coding sequence ATGAAATTGATTCCAGAAGACCTACTATGTCTGTTCAATTCACGCGTCGAAGAGCGCGATGGCTCTTACGTCATCGAAGTTCCCAAGACAGAGATAGAGTTCGGAGAGATCGAAGAGAGGGGAAGCTACAGGTTCGGTGTCTTTGAGAGCCCCTCAAATCCGAAGCCGAAGACGTCCTCCACAGGAGATACAACCGGGATAGAAGACAACGGATCAGAGAGCTACAGTCCTCCGGTCGAGAAAGGCGAGATCCGTGAGGTCACAATCGAGAGTCTCGGAGACGACGGCGACGGTGTCGCAAAGGTCGACGGCAACTTCGTCATCTTCGTCCCTAACACGGATGTCGACGACACCGTCACGATAAGGATAGACGACGTCAAGAAGACATTCGCGAAGGGCGAGGTCATAAAACAGGGCTACTGA
- a CDS encoding EamA family transporter, with amino-acid sequence MNYVAWAVVALGSYTVVPILMKTATEEIPSDVAALISNSILVVITVGVVVFEGKSVRPYLTQPRSVYVYAAGVFLAVGILSYYRALSMGEISVVVPIFGMFIVTSSVVGMVFLNEPVTVRKTLGICLAVVAVYLTSV; translated from the coding sequence ATGAACTACGTAGCCTGGGCAGTCGTAGCACTCGGATCGTACACGGTGGTTCCTATCCTCATGAAGACAGCCACCGAGGAGATACCGAGTGACGTCGCAGCCCTAATCTCGAACTCTATACTCGTCGTCATAACCGTCGGTGTCGTCGTCTTCGAGGGGAAGTCTGTACGTCCGTACCTCACACAGCCGCGTTCGGTATACGTCTACGCCGCGGGAGTCTTCCTCGCAGTCGGAATACTGTCGTACTACAGGGCGCTCTCGATGGGTGAGATCAGCGTCGTGGTTCCGATATTCGGTATGTTCATAGTCACGAGTTCGGTCGTAGGTATGGTCTTTCTTAACGAGCCCGTCACCGTGAGAAAAACCCTGGGCATCTGTCTCGCAGTCGTAGCTGTATACCTCACATCGGTCTAA